From a single Bacteroidia bacterium genomic region:
- a CDS encoding sodium:solute symporter family protein, which yields MKLYVILIGLLYGGAMIFLSLRARKTVKEDSKGYFFAGAGLGTVLGMFTFAATLFSAFTILGMPDFFRTHGVGAWIFLAVADAGMVFGLIWVGRKMKQKGTEGKKFSITGLISEKYHSPWAGYITFFGAFAFLLPYVAVQIRGVSMFLQGAFPDVLPFWAWALGMVVIVLLYSETGGLKAIIYNDTLQGVLLLIAIWVIGANCLSMLGGWSNMFEKISQTNEALLSNPGPKGLFTFQFMLASMLAIIMIPYTQPQVSTRILIMKDNRSLNRMAVGVGVFAMLVILPTLFVGMYGAVTYPDADTDTFLRNALIIDQPGFIAAFILIGLIAAAISTADSQIFALGSELMSLLKGNEKDLLLITKVFLIFFAGLAFLLSIFSSNELVLLARTSFAGTSLMAPMIFLGLFSSHKPTLLMPFITLGGLVLFILSSFPGIFHMPSMVGGIRMDLFLFGILSVTGVGLYLAKK from the coding sequence ATGAAGTTATATGTAATCCTGATCGGCCTGCTTTACGGTGGGGCCATGATTTTCCTTTCGTTACGTGCCAGGAAAACTGTGAAGGAAGATTCCAAAGGTTACTTCTTTGCGGGTGCAGGACTGGGCACAGTTCTGGGAATGTTTACCTTCGCAGCAACCCTGTTCAGCGCGTTTACCATTCTGGGTATGCCTGACTTTTTTCGCACCCATGGCGTGGGCGCATGGATATTTCTTGCCGTAGCCGATGCCGGAATGGTTTTTGGCCTGATATGGGTAGGAAGGAAAATGAAACAAAAAGGGACGGAAGGAAAAAAATTCAGTATCACAGGCCTTATTTCTGAAAAATACCATTCTCCCTGGGCTGGATACATCACCTTTTTTGGTGCTTTCGCATTTTTACTGCCCTATGTAGCCGTACAGATACGGGGAGTTTCCATGTTTTTACAGGGAGCTTTTCCCGATGTTTTACCTTTTTGGGCATGGGCTTTGGGCATGGTGGTGATCGTCTTGTTGTATAGTGAAACCGGTGGATTAAAGGCAATTATATACAATGACACGCTTCAGGGCGTATTATTACTCATTGCTATCTGGGTCATTGGCGCCAACTGTCTGAGCATGTTGGGTGGATGGTCGAACATGTTTGAAAAGATATCGCAGACCAATGAGGCGCTTCTCTCCAACCCCGGTCCCAAAGGCTTATTTACTTTTCAGTTTATGCTGGCATCTATGCTGGCGATCATCATGATACCGTACACGCAACCGCAGGTATCTACCCGGATTCTCATCATGAAGGACAACCGGTCGCTCAACCGGATGGCGGTAGGAGTGGGAGTTTTTGCTATGCTGGTCATTTTACCCACCTTATTTGTCGGTATGTATGGGGCGGTGACATATCCGGACGCGGATACAGATACGTTTTTACGCAATGCATTGATTATCGATCAGCCAGGTTTTATCGCAGCCTTTATATTGATCGGGCTTATCGCTGCCGCGATCTCGACAGCAGATTCACAGATTTTTGCCCTGGGGTCTGAGTTAATGTCGCTTTTGAAAGGAAACGAAAAAGATCTTTTGCTTATCACCAAGGTGTTCCTGATATTTTTTGCAGGACTTGCATTTCTGCTTTCGATATTCAGCAGCAATGAACTGGTATTGCTGGCAAGAACCAGTTTTGCAGGCACTTCCCTGATGGCTCCCATGATCTTTCTTGGATTATTTTCTTCTCATAAACCCACGCTGCTCATGCCTTTTATCACATTGGGCGGTCTGGTTTTGTTTATTCTTTCTTCATTCCCCGGTATTTTTCACATGCCGTCGATGGTTGGGGGAATCAGAATGGATCTGTTTCTGTTTGGGATTCTTTCGGTGACGGGTGTTGGTTTGTATCTGGCAAAGAAGTAA
- a CDS encoding RagB/SusD family nutrient uptake outer membrane protein, translating to MKATIKFSAIAILCLSFISCENFLKEELISDVSAGSYYTTPQGFEDAVKATYSEMKYFWGPERGFTMTTFGTDVHTNGADGSHKPINFYDGGLNPAQGFVQDTWRDFYRGINQANAAINRSQSIEMDETLKASRLAEVRFLRALYYFTLVQFYGDIHLTLEETEGVEIVANRTDASEVYKAIVADLEAAISVLPATQSDYGRVTKPAAEFLLAKVHATRGYQPYAESGDFQKAEALMTSVINNYGFELLDSFDKLWDQDNQRNSEVIFAVQNSKALADTRIDTEGNRGHLYFLMEYDVRPGMTRDTENGRPWKRFRPTDFALSLWNRDIDARYDLSYKHAWISNNAGTIPKWTQADADNGYVDASKVGQRKYELGDTAFFIPGPGRDHLWTADRKARTRYIVYTRDENYDEKVFPTLAKFIDPRRPDRQHEPGSRDLVLMRLADAYLMRAEARFMQNKLDEAAADINMVRERAAWPGKEAEMMISASDVTIDYILDERARELDGEMHRWFDLARVKINGVSKLIERVRLHNPQAAPNIQDYHIFRPIPQNQIDRTLGGYPQNCGYPGAGC from the coding sequence ATGAAAGCGACTATTAAATTTTCTGCGATCGCGATTCTGTGTTTATCCTTCATCTCTTGTGAAAACTTTTTGAAGGAAGAACTGATCTCCGACGTGTCTGCGGGTAGTTACTACACGACACCTCAGGGATTTGAAGATGCTGTCAAAGCAACTTATTCTGAAATGAAATATTTCTGGGGCCCTGAAAGAGGGTTCACCATGACTACTTTCGGTACAGATGTTCATACCAATGGTGCCGATGGAAGCCATAAGCCTATCAACTTTTATGATGGCGGATTAAACCCTGCTCAGGGATTTGTACAGGATACCTGGAGAGATTTCTACCGTGGAATCAACCAGGCAAATGCTGCGATCAATCGTTCACAGAGCATAGAGATGGACGAGACGCTCAAGGCATCCCGCCTGGCCGAAGTTCGTTTTCTGAGAGCGCTGTATTACTTCACCCTGGTGCAATTTTACGGAGACATTCACCTCACGCTGGAAGAAACTGAAGGCGTGGAAATCGTCGCCAACCGCACCGATGCTTCTGAAGTATATAAGGCAATTGTTGCCGATCTGGAAGCTGCCATTTCGGTACTTCCTGCTACCCAGAGTGATTATGGTCGTGTGACCAAACCCGCAGCAGAATTCCTGCTCGCTAAGGTTCATGCCACCAGAGGTTATCAGCCTTATGCAGAATCCGGAGATTTCCAGAAAGCTGAAGCACTGATGACTTCCGTTATCAATAATTACGGTTTTGAGCTTCTCGATTCTTTCGACAAACTCTGGGACCAGGACAACCAGCGCAACAGCGAAGTGATTTTTGCTGTACAAAACTCCAAAGCTTTGGCTGATACCCGTATCGATACAGAAGGAAACCGCGGACACCTGTACTTTCTTATGGAATACGACGTGCGTCCCGGTATGACCCGCGATACAGAAAACGGCCGCCCATGGAAGCGTTTCCGCCCTACCGATTTTGCGCTTAGCCTTTGGAACCGCGACATTGACGCCCGTTATGATCTGAGCTACAAACACGCATGGATTTCCAATAACGCAGGCACAATTCCAAAATGGACGCAGGCTGATGCAGACAATGGCTATGTAGATGCGTCTAAAGTCGGACAGCGGAAATACGAACTGGGCGATACCGCATTCTTCATCCCCGGCCCAGGAAGAGATCATCTTTGGACAGCAGATCGCAAAGCGCGTACCCGCTATATCGTCTATACACGTGATGAAAATTATGACGAAAAAGTTTTCCCGACTTTGGCCAAGTTTATCGATCCCCGCCGTCCTGACCGTCAGCACGAACCCGGATCCAGAGACCTCGTGTTGATGCGTCTGGCTGATGCCTACCTGATGCGTGCCGAAGCCCGCTTTATGCAAAACAAACTTGACGAAGCCGCTGCAGACATTAATATGGTACGCGAAAGAGCTGCATGGCCAGGAAAAGAAGCGGAAATGATGATTTCTGCCAGCGATGTGACGATTGATTATATCCTTGATGAGCGCGCAAGAGAACTCGACGGTGAAATGCATCGCTGGTTTGACCTTGCCCGTGTAAAAATCAATGGTGTAAGTAAACTGATTGAAAGGGTTCGCCTCCACAACCCACAGGCTGCACCCAACATTCAGGATTATCACATCTTCCGTCCGATTCCACAAAACCAGATTGACCGTACCCTTGGCGGATACCCACAAAATTGTGGCTACCCAGGCGCAGGTTGCTAA
- a CDS encoding TonB-dependent receptor produces MKHLLRYSLSLALMIWCLTSVLYAQTSVSGKVVDQANGSPLTGVSVVVKGTARGALTDNDGNFKVSASPSDVLLFSYYGFTNVEVEVGEQTTFNVSMSEDVASLSEIVIVGYGTQQRRNITGSISSIDAKAVGSIPTSSSLQAMQGQVAGVDVVSQGGRPGQGASIQIRGRRSITASNDPLYVIDGIPMTSTSGGSSSTNAMADINPQDIESIEVLKDASSTAIYGSRGANGVVLITTKRGSTGKTVLSYDAFYGITNPLNKVDMMNGEEFAAMKRESRRRDPVTGQVAWNGVIPDDNFVFTDPVEQTSLSQTPIRSTDYQDLILGSGYQTNHQLGLRGGTQKTLFNISVGVFDEQGIIVNQDFKRLSGRINLDHTLNDRVRVGTSTLVSYSVQNWGSDATLGEALSNNPLGVPYDDAGNLIFLPTNDGIRTNPLNEVAPNAYIDERTFARVFPSIYAEAKLFDGLTLRSNIGADFRSGRRGIFSGSLTNTNRGGPAKASLISDIDLGYTWENVLTYSKKIGAIHDLKITALQSIQQNTYNYSRIDVANLPYESALFYNLGVAEVRQAVASRLEQWALASFMGRVNYDIAGKYLMQFTLRADGSSRLAEGNKWAYFPGVSLGWRIVDEEFMKNVSWVDELKLRGSYGAVGNTSVDPYQTLGGLRRTVYSWDEVPAFGFGLNQIPNPDLGWEVSSTTDVGLDFGFFDGRISGSFDWFLTNTTDIILNRSLPPTSGYNSVLQNIGATRTQGQELTLNANALYNPDGLRWDITFNISRYKEEIVSLALQDEAGNPIDDVGNRWFIGQPIRVFYDYEKIGIWQKDEVDLAKSMENKVPGEIKLKDQDGDGLITPADRVILGSDVPSFYGGITNRFEFKGVDFSFFFYYKVGQMIRSRFHDDNNSLFARYNNLDVDYWTIDNPSNENPRPNENQEFPRDGSTRSYFDGSYLKLRNVSLGYTFPNAVAEKLKMSRLRLYASAQNVLFFSKYESFDPENNNDINAGDVPTSRLILLGLNLQF; encoded by the coding sequence ATGAAACATTTACTACGCTACTCACTAAGTTTGGCATTAATGATCTGGTGTCTGACATCAGTTCTGTATGCCCAAACTTCCGTTTCAGGTAAGGTAGTGGATCAAGCCAATGGATCCCCGCTTACCGGCGTTTCTGTAGTTGTGAAAGGGACAGCGCGCGGTGCCCTGACAGACAACGATGGAAACTTTAAGGTCAGTGCATCTCCTTCAGATGTATTGTTATTTTCTTACTATGGATTTACGAATGTCGAAGTCGAGGTCGGAGAACAGACTACATTTAATGTATCCATGAGTGAAGATGTTGCTTCTCTTTCTGAAATCGTAATCGTTGGTTACGGAACCCAGCAAAGGAGGAACATTACCGGTTCTATCTCTTCCATCGATGCGAAAGCCGTTGGGAGTATCCCCACCTCCAGTTCTCTTCAGGCTATGCAGGGACAGGTTGCCGGGGTAGATGTTGTCTCCCAGGGTGGAAGACCCGGACAGGGAGCTTCTATTCAGATTCGCGGTCGCCGCTCTATTACCGCTTCCAATGATCCACTCTATGTAATTGATGGTATTCCGATGACCAGTACAAGTGGGGGAAGCAGCAGTACCAATGCAATGGCCGACATCAACCCTCAGGACATTGAGTCGATTGAAGTATTGAAAGATGCTTCTTCTACCGCTATCTATGGTTCACGTGGTGCCAACGGGGTTGTACTGATCACAACCAAAAGGGGTTCTACCGGCAAAACCGTATTATCCTATGACGCTTTTTACGGGATTACTAACCCGCTGAATAAGGTCGATATGATGAATGGGGAAGAATTTGCTGCGATGAAGCGCGAATCCCGCAGAAGAGACCCTGTAACCGGTCAGGTTGCATGGAATGGGGTGATTCCTGATGATAATTTTGTTTTTACCGATCCGGTAGAGCAGACTTCTTTATCTCAGACGCCTATCCGCAGTACAGATTATCAGGATCTTATATTGGGTTCCGGATATCAGACCAATCACCAGTTGGGTCTTCGCGGAGGTACACAAAAAACCCTTTTTAACATCTCTGTAGGTGTATTTGACGAGCAGGGGATCATTGTGAACCAGGATTTCAAACGCCTTTCAGGCCGTATCAACCTGGACCATACGCTCAATGACCGGGTCAGAGTGGGTACTTCTACGCTGGTGTCTTACTCCGTACAAAACTGGGGATCAGACGCTACGCTGGGTGAAGCACTTTCCAACAACCCGCTGGGTGTTCCATATGATGATGCCGGAAACCTGATTTTCCTTCCTACCAACGATGGTATCCGTACAAACCCACTGAATGAAGTAGCGCCCAATGCTTATATCGATGAGCGCACATTTGCCCGGGTTTTCCCTTCTATATATGCCGAAGCTAAACTGTTTGACGGTCTTACGTTGCGGTCCAATATCGGTGCGGATTTCCGCTCCGGAAGAAGAGGTATATTTTCGGGAAGTCTGACCAATACCAACAGAGGGGGACCAGCAAAGGCTTCGCTTATCTCTGATATAGACCTTGGTTATACATGGGAAAACGTGTTGACCTATAGTAAAAAAATCGGCGCTATCCACGACCTGAAGATCACCGCGCTCCAGAGTATTCAGCAAAATACTTACAATTATAGCCGGATCGATGTCGCCAACCTGCCCTATGAATCAGCGTTGTTTTACAACCTGGGCGTAGCAGAAGTGCGTCAGGCCGTAGCAAGCCGCCTGGAGCAGTGGGCCCTGGCTTCCTTTATGGGACGTGTCAACTACGATATCGCCGGAAAATATCTCATGCAGTTTACCCTCCGTGCAGATGGTTCTTCCCGTCTGGCTGAAGGCAACAAGTGGGCTTATTTCCCAGGTGTTTCGCTTGGATGGCGGATTGTTGACGAGGAGTTTATGAAAAATGTGAGCTGGGTTGACGAACTGAAACTGAGAGGTTCTTATGGCGCCGTAGGAAATACTTCTGTGGATCCTTATCAGACACTCGGTGGTCTTCGCCGTACCGTTTACTCCTGGGATGAAGTACCCGCCTTTGGTTTTGGTCTGAATCAGATTCCTAACCCCGATCTCGGCTGGGAAGTTTCTTCGACTACAGACGTAGGTCTTGACTTCGGGTTTTTTGATGGCAGAATTTCCGGTTCGTTTGACTGGTTCCTCACCAATACTACCGACATTATCCTGAATCGCAGTCTTCCTCCTACTTCAGGTTATAACAGCGTACTTCAGAACATCGGTGCTACCCGTACACAAGGGCAGGAACTTACCCTGAATGCCAATGCCCTGTACAATCCTGACGGTCTTCGCTGGGATATTACTTTCAACATTTCCCGCTATAAGGAAGAAATTGTATCTCTTGCCCTGCAAGATGAAGCCGGCAATCCGATTGACGATGTAGGAAACCGTTGGTTCATTGGTCAGCCAATCCGCGTATTCTATGACTACGAAAAAATCGGTATCTGGCAGAAAGACGAAGTAGATCTCGCCAAGTCGATGGAAAACAAAGTTCCCGGTGAAATCAAACTGAAAGATCAGGACGGTGATGGTCTGATTACTCCTGCCGACCGGGTGATTTTGGGCTCAGACGTTCCCAGCTTCTACGGTGGTATCACCAACCGGTTTGAGTTTAAAGGCGTGGACTTCAGCTTCTTCTTCTACTACAAAGTAGGTCAGATGATTCGTAGCCGTTTCCACGACGACAACAACTCTCTGTTTGCCCGTTACAACAACCTGGACGTAGATTACTGGACGATCGACAATCCTAGCAATGAAAATCCAAGGCCAAACGAAAACCAGGAGTTTCCCCGCGACGGAAGTACACGTAGCTACTTTGACGGATCATACCTGAAGCTTCGCAACGTATCTCTGGGATATACATTCCCCAATGCTGTTGCTGAGAAGCTGAAAATGTCCAGACTCCGCCTGTATGCAAGTGCACAGAATGTGCTGTTCTTCTCCAAGTATGAGTCATTTGACCCGGAGAATAACAATGACATCAACGCCGGTGACGTACCTACCAGCAGACTGATATTGCTGGGCCTGAACCTCCAATTCTAA
- a CDS encoding T9SS type A sorting domain-containing protein produces the protein MFTKSYRFTLLLVLMIIGISQGLRAQTLTFTVATDTAGPGDIVEIPISVSNFLSIQGYQGTIAWDSAALDFVSLVSPTPGISNIFGTPGMGLVPLNAATFTWVDFSGVGKTLSAGTVVMKITFQVKSSASFGVTPVIINSSVTLLGYTTGSGLITPNVNQGSVLVTGCIATADPSFTYPATACQFGANPLANITGDPGGTFTVDQGASINPATGELDLATTLPGTTYQVTYTVGSPCPAVSNRSIHIQPLDDASFTFVDSVCFNSANPAAVVTGLNGGTFFVNNGATINPATGILDLTTTAPGLTYLITYQTQGLCPDFSNQSVYVADTADVSFVYPASVCPGSANPVATITGAVGGIFSVSPSASINPATGELDINSITPGIIYTITYSLSDICQSFSQRQIVVEDTTPPTVICQNITVTLDSTGSSVIDVSMIDAGSADNCGIFSLTLSQDSFGVADIGVQTVTLTVVDNSGNSSSCEATVTVEGTTSISGHITPGLSLSVYPNPVENVLNMQWDSPWQGKVSIVMVNALGQIISTENKIKHSQQMEAELSFGALPSGMYIIQVSQDGYTQHKRVFRK, from the coding sequence ATGTTCACCAAATCCTATCGATTCACCCTTCTGTTGGTTTTGATGATTATAGGAATAAGTCAGGGTCTGCGTGCGCAGACCCTGACCTTCACCGTGGCCACCGATACTGCGGGACCCGGCGATATAGTAGAGATTCCCATATCTGTATCCAATTTCCTATCGATTCAAGGCTATCAGGGAACAATTGCATGGGATAGTGCAGCATTGGATTTTGTATCGCTGGTCAGCCCGACACCGGGAATCAGCAATATCTTTGGAACTCCGGGGATGGGATTGGTTCCGCTCAATGCGGCCACTTTTACCTGGGTTGATTTTTCAGGGGTAGGCAAAACACTAAGTGCAGGGACCGTTGTAATGAAAATCACCTTTCAGGTCAAATCTTCTGCCTCTTTCGGTGTTACGCCGGTGATTATCAATAGCTCCGTAACTCTGCTGGGATATACAACCGGTTCAGGCCTGATAACCCCCAATGTCAATCAGGGATCGGTTTTGGTCACCGGATGTATTGCTACGGCTGACCCTTCATTTACTTATCCCGCGACTGCATGCCAGTTTGGCGCAAACCCCTTAGCCAACATAACCGGAGACCCCGGAGGTACTTTTACCGTTGACCAGGGAGCTTCCATCAATCCTGCCACGGGCGAGCTGGACCTTGCCACCACCCTTCCCGGCACGACGTATCAGGTTACTTATACAGTAGGGTCTCCCTGTCCGGCGGTGTCCAATCGGTCCATTCATATCCAACCGCTTGACGATGCCTCATTTACCTTTGTGGATTCTGTTTGCTTCAACAGTGCTAACCCGGCGGCAGTAGTTACGGGGTTGAATGGCGGGACATTTTTTGTAAATAACGGCGCAACTATTAACCCTGCAACCGGCATACTGGATCTGACTACAACCGCGCCAGGCCTTACGTATCTGATTACCTACCAGACCCAGGGTCTTTGTCCTGATTTTAGCAACCAGAGCGTATATGTGGCTGATACTGCGGATGTATCTTTTGTATATCCCGCATCTGTTTGCCCCGGAAGTGCCAATCCGGTCGCGACAATTACAGGTGCGGTCGGAGGGATTTTCAGCGTTTCTCCCTCAGCCAGCATCAACCCGGCAACAGGCGAACTGGACATCAATTCCATTACCCCCGGGATCATTTATACCATCACCTATAGTCTGAGCGATATCTGCCAAAGCTTTTCCCAGCGGCAGATTGTGGTAGAAGATACGACCCCACCAACGGTGATTTGCCAGAATATTACGGTTACGCTGGACAGTACAGGATCATCCGTCATTGATGTTTCGATGATTGATGCGGGCTCTGCGGACAACTGCGGTATTTTCAGTCTGACGCTGAGTCAGGACAGCTTTGGGGTCGCCGATATCGGTGTGCAGACAGTCACCCTGACGGTGGTGGACAACAGTGGAAATAGCAGCAGTTGTGAGGCCACGGTAACGGTAGAAGGTACTACTTCGATCAGCGGGCACATTACCCCCGGACTATCACTTTCTGTTTATCCCAATCCGGTGGAAAATGTCCTGAACATGCAGTGGGATAGCCCCTGGCAGGGAAAGGTATCCATCGTGATGGTAAACGCCCTCGGTCAAATCATTTCCACCGAAAACAAAATCAAACATTCGCAGCAAATGGAAGCCGAACTGAGCTTTGGCGCGCTACCTTCCGGCATGTATATCATTCAGGTAAGCCAGGATGGCTATACGCAGCATAAGCGGGTGTTCAGGAAGTAG